One genomic segment of uncultured Desulfobacter sp. includes these proteins:
- a CDS encoding tetratricopeptide repeat protein produces MADSKKLPQNADEQIALLRQSLVQNAECGTTHYNLAVALIGKQEFVEAESVLHDAIDCSPTLAEAYVQLGGICLQRGDIEGCYRFNQRATKARAGFAEGYANMGFVLLQLVDGKNAKEDEEKVDKAIKNLKKAIIHNKNFVQAYTTLGTAYFMKGLVEEGIKANLQALSVQPQFPIAHNNLAVAYLELKDYKQAIKHCDIAVDLGFEVNQSLIDELAPHREA; encoded by the coding sequence ATGGCCGATTCCAAGAAGCTGCCCCAAAATGCAGACGAGCAGATCGCACTGCTCAGGCAATCCCTGGTCCAAAATGCCGAATGCGGCACAACCCACTATAACCTGGCTGTTGCGCTGATTGGCAAGCAGGAGTTTGTGGAAGCAGAGAGCGTGCTTCATGACGCCATTGACTGCAGTCCTACCCTGGCCGAGGCCTATGTCCAGCTTGGGGGGATTTGCCTTCAACGGGGGGACATTGAAGGCTGTTACCGGTTCAATCAGCGGGCCACCAAGGCCCGGGCCGGCTTTGCCGAAGGCTATGCAAATATGGGCTTTGTTCTGCTGCAGCTGGTGGACGGCAAAAATGCCAAGGAAGATGAAGAAAAAGTGGACAAGGCAATTAAAAATTTAAAGAAAGCCATTATCCATAATAAAAATTTCGTTCAGGCCTATACCACCCTGGGGACAGCTTACTTTATGAAAGGATTGGTGGAAGAGGGGATCAAAGCCAACCTCCAGGCCCTGTCCGTGCAACCCCAATTCCCCATTGCCCATAACAACCTGGCCGTGGCCTATCTTGAACTTAAAGATTACAAACAAGCCATCAAGCATTGTGATATAGCCGTGGATTTAGGGTTTGAAGTCAACCAGTCACTGATAGATGAACTTGCTCCACACCGGGAAGCATAA
- the dapA gene encoding 4-hydroxy-tetrahydrodipicolinate synthase: protein MKQGCYTALITPFTPEGDLDRDGLSGLIDFQIENRITGILATGTTGESPTFKWEEHNLVIDLIAKRTRGKCKCIAGTGSNNTAEAITGTSHAAEQGVDGVLLVDPYYNGPSSLEIRREYYEVVARETPGLNIIPYIIPGRTGAQMLPQDLAILADNCANVTSVKEATGNIDNMKLTRKLCGDGFNIFSGDDALVCQVMADEQIRACGAISVMSNIAPASMTKMVELLNQGKTKEALTLQTALSPLLDLVVITTEEESKYGPVKCRARNPLPLKTMMQILGMPCGPCRAPLGKVTKKGFDLALSALKKVQADNPEILAPAAAFFNLDIEARLNDSAAHETLWYNY, encoded by the coding sequence ATGAAACAAGGATGCTACACAGCACTTATCACCCCATTCACCCCGGAAGGAGATCTCGACCGGGACGGCCTATCCGGGCTCATTGACTTCCAGATTGAAAACCGGATTACCGGAATTCTTGCCACCGGCACCACTGGCGAAAGCCCTACATTTAAATGGGAAGAACATAATCTAGTTATTGATTTGATTGCCAAACGGACCAGGGGTAAATGCAAGTGCATCGCAGGCACCGGCTCAAACAACACGGCTGAAGCCATAACCGGTACATCCCATGCCGCAGAACAGGGCGTTGACGGTGTCCTTCTGGTGGATCCCTATTACAACGGGCCGTCCTCCCTTGAAATCCGGCGGGAATATTACGAGGTAGTGGCAAGGGAAACCCCGGGCCTGAATATCATTCCTTATATCATCCCTGGACGTACCGGTGCACAAATGCTGCCCCAGGATCTTGCCATACTTGCGGACAACTGTGCCAATGTAACCAGTGTCAAGGAAGCCACCGGAAATATAGACAACATGAAGCTGACCAGAAAACTTTGCGGGGACGGTTTCAATATCTTTTCCGGAGACGATGCCCTGGTCTGCCAAGTCATGGCAGATGAACAGATCCGGGCCTGCGGCGCCATTTCAGTAATGTCAAATATTGCACCGGCATCCATGACCAAAATGGTTGAACTGCTTAATCAGGGTAAAACCAAAGAGGCCTTAACCCTCCAGACCGCATTGTCTCCGTTGCTGGATCTTGTGGTCATCACCACTGAAGAGGAAAGCAAGTACGGACCTGTCAAGTGCCGGGCCAGAAATCCTTTGCCCCTGAAAACCATGATGCAGATCCTTGGCATGCCGTGCGGCCCCTGCCGGGCACCTTTGGGGAAAGTGACCAAAAAAGGATTTGATCTTGCGCTTTCTGCGTTAAAAAAAGTGCAGGCAGACAATCCGGAAATTCTTGCGCCTGCTGCCGCTTTCTTTAATCTGGATATTGAGGCCCGCCTAAATGATTCGGCGGCCCATGAAACCTTATGGTATAATTATTAA
- a CDS encoding YkgJ family cysteine cluster protein encodes MNAENKTDETQVRAEIPPEQLNLKSRFKFKCHKGVSCFTECCRGIDIMLTPYDILTMRKKLDIDSEKFLSIFTTPQLLEKADLPVVTLKLLDDERKSCPFVQDEEGCVIYEDRPTTCRYYPLGVGSLSYSGEQGDNEDKEEFFFMIKEPHCKGFDEPDEWTVEEWREDQGVDLRDEVNDGWLDLMVRKKSLPASMKLSENAKQMFFTVCYNIDKFKRFVFESSFLTRYNIPEERVAQIKDDDVKLLQFGFEWLKVTFFHAGEEMFNLKEKSGDTNDAKE; translated from the coding sequence ATGAACGCTGAAAATAAGACAGATGAAACACAGGTCCGGGCGGAAATCCCACCTGAGCAGCTCAACCTTAAAAGCCGGTTTAAATTCAAATGCCATAAAGGTGTCTCCTGTTTTACCGAGTGCTGCAGGGGGATTGATATCATGCTTACCCCCTATGATATTTTAACCATGCGCAAAAAATTGGATATAGATTCGGAAAAATTTCTGTCCATATTTACCACTCCCCAGCTTCTTGAAAAAGCAGATCTGCCTGTGGTAACACTTAAGCTTTTGGATGATGAGCGAAAATCCTGTCCATTTGTCCAGGACGAGGAGGGATGCGTAATTTATGAAGACCGTCCCACCACCTGCCGGTACTATCCCCTTGGTGTGGGGTCTTTGAGCTACTCAGGGGAGCAGGGTGATAACGAGGATAAGGAAGAGTTCTTTTTTATGATCAAGGAACCCCACTGCAAAGGCTTTGATGAACCAGACGAATGGACCGTAGAGGAATGGCGTGAAGACCAGGGCGTGGATCTGCGTGACGAGGTCAATGACGGTTGGCTGGATCTCATGGTTCGTAAAAAATCTTTGCCGGCCAGCATGAAGCTGTCCGAAAATGCCAAGCAGATGTTTTTTACGGTATGCTATAATATCGATAAGTTTAAACGGTTCGTGTTTGAATCCTCTTTTCTTACCAGGTACAACATCCCGGAAGAACGGGTGGCCCAGATTAAGGATGATGATGTGAAACTGCTCCAATTTGGATTTGAATGGCTAAAAGTCACCTTTTTCCATGCCGGAGAGGAGATGTTTAATCTCAAAGAGAAGAGTGGGGATACAAACGACGCTAAAGAGTAA
- the galU gene encoding UTP--glucose-1-phosphate uridylyltransferase GalU, with protein MKVKKAVLPVAGLGTRFIPATKAMAKEMLTVVDKPIIQYAVEEAFAAGIEQIIFVTGRTKKALEDHFDRSYELETMLKTKGKTDLLRQINELVPETGTIVYTRQHDPLGLGHAIWCARDIVGDEPFAVLLADDMIQTPDKPVLSKMVEKFERFRASIAAVMEVEKDQTDKYGILDASPLEEDMVKINDMVEKPKPEEAPSNLAIVGRYILTPRIWEYLGRKKTGAGGEIQLTDAMKGLLTEQPIFGYKFKGTRFDCGDKVGFQMANLSFSLKRPEMRDKLLDFINKIKTEA; from the coding sequence ATGAAAGTAAAAAAAGCGGTATTACCGGTAGCAGGTCTTGGCACACGGTTCATCCCGGCCACAAAAGCCATGGCCAAGGAGATGCTGACCGTGGTGGATAAACCCATTATCCAGTATGCTGTTGAAGAAGCGTTTGCCGCCGGCATTGAACAGATCATCTTTGTCACGGGCCGGACAAAAAAGGCCCTGGAAGACCACTTTGACCGCAGTTATGAATTAGAAACCATGCTCAAAACCAAGGGTAAAACTGACCTGCTGCGGCAGATCAATGAACTGGTCCCCGAAACAGGCACCATTGTCTACACCCGCCAGCATGATCCTCTAGGACTTGGCCATGCCATCTGGTGCGCCAGGGACATTGTGGGGGACGAGCCCTTTGCCGTGCTTCTGGCCGACGATATGATCCAGACCCCGGACAAACCAGTGCTTTCGAAAATGGTGGAAAAATTTGAACGGTTCCGCGCCTCCATTGCCGCTGTCATGGAAGTGGAAAAGGATCAGACCGATAAATACGGCATTCTGGATGCAAGCCCTCTGGAAGAGGATATGGTAAAAATCAATGACATGGTGGAAAAACCCAAACCCGAAGAAGCGCCGTCCAACCTGGCCATTGTAGGCCGGTACATCCTTACCCCCAGAATCTGGGAGTATCTTGGAAGGAAAAAAACCGGCGCCGGCGGTGAAATCCAGCTCACTGATGCCATGAAGGGACTTTTAACCGAACAGCCGATCTTTGGATATAAATTCAAGGGTACCCGGTTTGACTGCGGGGACAAGGTCGGATTTCAAATGGCCAATCTGTCCTTTTCCCTTAAACGGCCGGAAATGCGAGATAAACTGCTTGATTTCATAAACAAAATCAAGACTGAGGCATAA
- a CDS encoding lytic transglycosylase domain-containing protein, with the protein MGDIYRYIDADGVVHFTNTPTTEGYILYLKEKRGNRVQARTRRFRAGPDVYDNIILKAARVFGVDHALIKAVIHAESSFNPNAVSSKGARGLMQIMPQNDGSLNISDPFDPSQNIMGGTRYLKRMLIRYNEKLALALAAYNAGPSAVDKYKKIPPYEETRTYVQKVMSLYSRYKSS; encoded by the coding sequence TTGGGGGATATATATCGGTATATTGACGCCGATGGGGTGGTGCATTTTACCAATACGCCTACGACCGAAGGCTATATCCTTTATCTCAAGGAAAAGAGGGGGAACAGGGTACAGGCCCGGACAAGAAGATTCAGGGCCGGGCCTGATGTCTACGACAATATTATTCTCAAAGCCGCCAGGGTATTTGGTGTGGACCACGCATTGATCAAGGCCGTGATCCATGCGGAGTCCAGTTTTAACCCCAATGCCGTGTCCAGCAAAGGGGCGCGGGGGTTAATGCAGATCATGCCTCAGAACGATGGCTCCCTGAATATTTCAGACCCCTTTGATCCGTCCCAGAATATTATGGGCGGCACCCGTTATTTGAAGCGGATGCTCATTCGGTATAATGAAAAACTTGCCTTGGCGCTTGCTGCCTATAACGCCGGCCCTTCGGCTGTGGACAAATACAAGAAAATTCCGCCCTATGAAGAGACCCGGACTTATGTACAAAAGGTGATGTCCTTGTATTCACGTTATAAAAGCAGCTAG
- a CDS encoding UvrD-helicase domain-containing protein: MKYIADLHIHSKYSRATAKNLDLEHIYHTAQVKGITLVGTGDFTHPAWIQEIEAKLEPAEPGLFALKDEIARQIDADVPASCKGPVRFILQSEISNIYKKDARVRKNHNLIYMPDLDTVKKFNARLDAIGNIKSDGRPILGLDARDLLEIMLEISDQGFFIPAHIWTPWFSMFGSKSGFDTIEECFGDLSSHIFACETGLSSDPPMNWRVKDLDRVRLISNSDAHSPKFLGRNASVFDTDLAFDAVRRALETHDLNAYKGTLDMYPHQGKYHYDGHRKCGVCLNPDETAALGGICPECGKPLTLGVLYRVRELADRPEGFKPENRHPHSYLVPLVDILSQILGVGPNTKKVKAHYDKAVNALGPELAILTQLSPETIESAGVPLLAQAIQKMRDGDIHIDPGYDGEYGTVNIFTREEKEHLQGEKSLFAGPLPPKKKAGAPIIRKKTQTKDAALPLPEKKKITAPLAPGHILDGLNPEQGRAVKSQSRAVVIQAGPGTGKTRTLTARIAWLLRENKAAPENILALTFTNKAAGELADRIESFIPQGGQLVMAATFHGFCLQMLKRYSNFKRGLMEDDLRFEILGLAAKTVTGEKKVPKKTVSKLDAWISRQKQQLKEPGDESQGDAENNPIENFDPIWPDVYKAYDRILEERGLADFEDLIFICFRLFSRDEVLLEQIRHQYKYIFVDEYQDLNLGQYRLVRLLAQNSHIFVIGDPDQSIYGFRGSDSRFFKRFEFDFPGSEQIRLRQNYRSTQTILDASFQVICTGDEVENEARKIYASLDGKQKISINETASESAEAVAVGKVIEKGVGGLSFLSMDKGTGPESGTDREYAFSDFAVLYRTRQQALTFIRAFEKVGIPFQTADREHWADMAGIKDLLALVRIFLKRCSDTDRQQFAQFLPRIETLSVPMNTSALLDTLAGWLDIKVLGETDEKLAAAWQRLSVLADRYPSPCDLLDALRLDQDPDFLDKTVEKVSLMTMHAAKGLEFPVVFLTGCENGTIPFARDGKTVEDPDEERRLLYVGMTRAKEMLYLTYARKRRIFGREQQRIRSCFIDDIEKELARYEKGKKQVKKQKSRDIQLELF; the protein is encoded by the coding sequence ATGAAATATATAGCAGATTTGCATATCCATTCAAAATATTCCCGGGCCACAGCTAAAAATCTGGACCTGGAACATATCTATCATACGGCTCAGGTCAAAGGCATTACCCTGGTGGGAACAGGGGATTTTACCCATCCTGCCTGGATCCAGGAGATAGAGGCAAAGCTTGAGCCTGCCGAACCCGGGCTGTTTGCATTGAAAGATGAGATTGCAAGACAGATTGACGCCGACGTGCCGGCTTCATGCAAAGGGCCTGTGCGTTTTATTCTCCAGTCTGAGATTTCTAATATATATAAGAAAGACGCAAGGGTCCGCAAAAACCATAATCTGATCTATATGCCGGATCTGGATACGGTAAAGAAGTTCAATGCTCGCCTGGATGCCATCGGCAACATTAAATCCGACGGCCGGCCCATTCTGGGATTGGATGCAAGGGATTTGCTGGAGATCATGCTGGAGATATCTGACCAGGGCTTTTTTATCCCGGCCCATATCTGGACGCCGTGGTTTTCCATGTTTGGGTCCAAGTCCGGATTTGATACCATTGAAGAGTGCTTTGGTGATTTAAGTTCCCATATCTTTGCCTGTGAGACGGGCCTGTCATCAGACCCGCCCATGAACTGGCGGGTGAAAGATTTGGACAGGGTCCGGCTGATATCCAACTCCGATGCCCATTCCCCGAAATTTTTGGGACGCAACGCTTCGGTTTTTGATACGGACCTGGCCTTTGATGCGGTGCGACGTGCCCTTGAAACCCATGATCTTAACGCCTACAAAGGCACCCTGGATATGTATCCCCATCAGGGAAAATATCACTATGACGGCCATCGCAAATGCGGGGTGTGTCTCAATCCCGATGAGACTGCGGCTTTGGGCGGAATTTGCCCAGAATGCGGGAAACCCCTGACCCTGGGCGTGCTTTACCGGGTTCGCGAACTTGCCGACAGACCGGAGGGGTTTAAACCTGAAAACCGGCATCCCCACTCCTATTTGGTGCCTCTGGTAGATATTTTATCCCAGATTCTGGGGGTGGGTCCCAATACCAAAAAGGTGAAAGCCCATTATGATAAGGCTGTCAATGCCCTGGGGCCGGAACTTGCCATACTCACACAGCTTTCGCCTGAAACCATTGAAAGTGCCGGTGTACCCTTACTGGCCCAGGCCATACAAAAGATGAGAGACGGGGATATTCATATTGATCCCGGGTATGACGGTGAATATGGAACGGTCAATATTTTTACCCGGGAGGAAAAAGAGCATCTCCAGGGAGAAAAAAGCCTGTTTGCCGGCCCTTTGCCCCCTAAAAAAAAAGCTGGCGCACCGATTATACGTAAAAAGACACAAACTAAAGATGCGGCATTGCCTTTACCTGAAAAAAAAAAGATCACAGCACCCCTTGCTCCCGGACATATCCTGGACGGTTTGAACCCGGAGCAGGGCAGGGCGGTTAAATCCCAATCAAGGGCCGTGGTGATCCAGGCAGGGCCGGGCACGGGAAAAACCCGTACCCTTACGGCCAGGATCGCCTGGTTGCTTCGGGAAAATAAGGCCGCCCCTGAAAACATCCTGGCTTTGACCTTTACAAATAAGGCTGCCGGCGAACTTGCCGACCGGATTGAATCCTTTATTCCCCAAGGCGGACAGCTTGTTATGGCTGCCACATTTCACGGATTCTGCCTTCAAATGCTTAAGCGTTATTCAAATTTTAAGCGGGGGCTGATGGAGGATGATTTGCGTTTCGAAATCCTTGGGTTGGCCGCCAAAACGGTGACGGGCGAAAAAAAGGTGCCCAAGAAAACAGTGTCAAAGCTGGATGCCTGGATCAGCCGACAAAAGCAGCAATTAAAGGAACCTGGTGATGAAAGCCAGGGGGACGCTGAAAATAACCCCATCGAAAATTTCGATCCGATTTGGCCTGATGTGTACAAAGCCTATGACCGGATTCTTGAGGAACGCGGTCTGGCAGATTTTGAAGATTTGATTTTCATCTGTTTCAGGCTTTTTTCCAGGGATGAAGTCCTGCTTGAACAAATTCGTCATCAGTATAAATATATTTTTGTGGATGAGTACCAGGATCTGAACCTGGGCCAGTACAGGCTGGTGAGGCTTCTTGCACAAAACAGTCACATATTCGTGATTGGTGACCCCGATCAGTCTATCTACGGGTTCAGAGGCTCGGACAGCCGGTTTTTCAAGCGGTTTGAATTCGATTTTCCCGGATCTGAACAGATCCGCCTGCGCCAAAATTACCGATCCACCCAGACCATCCTGGATGCCTCTTTCCAAGTGATTTGTACCGGTGATGAAGTGGAAAATGAGGCTCGTAAAATTTATGCAAGCCTTGACGGCAAACAAAAGATTTCGATCAATGAAACGGCGAGCGAAAGCGCCGAGGCGGTTGCCGTGGGAAAGGTTATTGAAAAAGGGGTGGGGGGGCTTTCTTTTCTGTCCATGGACAAGGGCACAGGTCCGGAGTCCGGGACGGACAGGGAATATGCCTTTTCCGATTTTGCCGTGCTCTACCGCACCCGGCAGCAGGCCCTGACCTTTATCCGGGCCTTTGAGAAAGTCGGTATTCCGTTTCAGACCGCAGACAGGGAACATTGGGCGGACATGGCAGGTATAAAAGACCTGTTGGCTCTGGTGCGGATTTTTCTCAAACGGTGCAGTGACACAGACCGACAGCAGTTTGCACAATTTTTACCCAGGATCGAGACGCTTTCAGTTCCCATGAACACATCAGCGCTTCTTGATACCTTGGCTGGCTGGCTGGATATCAAAGTCCTGGGTGAAACAGATGAAAAACTGGCAGCGGCATGGCAGCGACTCAGCGTACTGGCAGACCGGTATCCCTCTCCTTGTGATCTTCTGGATGCCTTAAGGCTGGATCAGGACCCTGATTTTCTGGACAAAACGGTTGAAAAGGTCTCTTTGATGACCATGCATGCAGCCAAAGGCCTTGAGTTTCCAGTGGTCTTTCTTACAGGGTGCGAAAACGGCACGATCCCCTTTGCAAGGGACGGGAAAACCGTGGAAGACCCGGATGAAGAGCGCCGCCTTTTATACGTGGGCATGACCCGGGCAAAGGAGATGCTTTATTTGACATATGCACGAAAAAGACGCATATTCGGCCGGGAGCAGCAAAGAATCCGGTCCTGTTTTATTGATGATATTGAAAAGGAACTGGCCCGGTATGAAAAGGGAAAAAAGCAGGTTAAAAAACAAAAATCCAGGGATATTCAGCTGGAATTATTTTAA
- a CDS encoding thioredoxin family protein → MDNTTKEQIKAWTPLGRPTLIIADTEHPEQKRFEAFARQWQEISTSISWTDSSQSADLPGFFLKKNILYSALPLERELSPFLNGLDSLGKPNPGDGIQKTLDNIEVPCRLTLYIALQCPHCPGMVERLIPLAAACEKIHLHIIDGSLFPEKAQKDNVLSAPCLILNDDTRWTGAVTEEEILDMIVNKESMDLDTKALKTILEDGRAEWITERMLASNRLFKGFSGLLLHETWSVRLGAMVVVEAIAEEAPALCVELEEILIEAFSTKDVPVQGDILYALGEIGTPDTRDWIAAHQTALSHEDLKDAAEDAIQSIEDRFSL, encoded by the coding sequence ATGGACAACACGACAAAAGAACAGATCAAAGCCTGGACGCCTTTGGGACGCCCAACCCTAATCATAGCAGACACAGAACATCCCGAGCAAAAAAGATTCGAGGCGTTTGCCCGCCAATGGCAGGAAATATCGACTTCCATATCCTGGACGGATAGCAGTCAATCGGCCGATCTGCCCGGCTTTTTCCTGAAAAAAAATATTCTGTATTCCGCCCTTCCCCTGGAACGAGAACTGTCACCTTTTTTAAACGGCCTGGACTCCCTTGGCAAACCAAATCCGGGCGATGGCATCCAAAAAACGTTGGACAATATCGAAGTGCCCTGCCGGCTGACCCTGTATATTGCCCTGCAATGTCCCCACTGCCCGGGGATGGTTGAGCGGCTCATACCCCTTGCTGCCGCCTGTGAAAAAATCCATCTTCACATCATTGACGGTTCCCTGTTCCCTGAAAAAGCGCAGAAAGACAATGTTCTGTCCGCCCCATGCCTGATTCTGAATGATGATACACGATGGACCGGAGCTGTAACAGAAGAAGAAATTTTAGACATGATCGTCAATAAGGAGAGCATGGACCTGGATACAAAGGCCTTGAAAACCATACTGGAGGATGGCCGGGCAGAGTGGATCACCGAGCGGATGCTCGCATCTAACCGGTTGTTCAAAGGATTTTCCGGGCTGCTTCTTCATGAAACCTGGTCTGTGCGTTTAGGTGCCATGGTGGTGGTGGAAGCCATTGCCGAAGAGGCTCCAGCCCTGTGTGTCGAGCTGGAAGAAATTTTAATTGAGGCATTCAGCACCAAAGATGTTCCCGTCCAGGGTGACATTTTATACGCCTTGGGAGAAATCGGCACCCCTGATACCCGTGACTGGATCGCCGCCCATCAGACGGCTCTGTCCCACGAAGATCTTAAGGATGCGGCAGAGGATGCGATTCAATCTATTGAGGACAGATTTAGTCTCTAA
- a CDS encoding NifB/NifX family molybdenum-iron cluster-binding protein, with the protein MKIAITALGKDLDAQVSDKPGTASHLLVIDTLSKELQYFEGPGKFRPGSGLQLVTMAINENCDAFLAGWLSPVSQRQLEARGITVVTGMTGKAAQALEQFERAQTAGPAAVPKESFGASLLSNTQALTQACRQALTQIGSMLPTIAGVVFLIGLLTAFIPQRLLSDFFFGSTLQGIFKGALVGSLFTGNPANSYIIGKELLDQGIGIGPVIALICAWVTVGIVQLPAESAALGKRFAIARNFLCFILSMVIALIMVGVV; encoded by the coding sequence ATGAAAATTGCCATCACCGCCCTTGGAAAAGACCTTGATGCCCAGGTGAGCGACAAACCGGGCACAGCGTCACACCTGCTGGTGATCGACACGTTGTCTAAAGAGCTGCAATACTTTGAGGGGCCAGGGAAATTCCGCCCTGGGTCAGGTCTGCAGCTCGTCACCATGGCCATCAACGAAAATTGCGACGCCTTTCTGGCGGGTTGGTTAAGCCCAGTCAGCCAGCGGCAGCTTGAGGCCCGGGGTATCACGGTGGTAACGGGCATGACCGGCAAGGCGGCACAGGCCCTTGAACAATTTGAACGAGCGCAGACTGCAGGCCCGGCGGCGGTCCCAAAGGAATCCTTCGGCGCGTCCCTTTTGTCAAATACCCAGGCGTTAACCCAAGCCTGCCGCCAGGCCCTCACCCAAATCGGCAGCATGCTTCCGACGATCGCGGGTGTCGTCTTTCTGATTGGCTTGCTGACCGCGTTTATTCCCCAGCGCCTCCTGTCTGATTTTTTCTTTGGCAGCACACTTCAGGGTATTTTTAAAGGTGCTTTGGTTGGAAGCCTTTTTACCGGAAATCCCGCCAACAGCTATATCATTGGAAAAGAACTTCTTGACCAGGGCATTGGCATCGGCCCGGTCATCGCCCTGATATGCGCCTGGGTAACGGTTGGGATTGTGCAACTGCCGGCAGAAAGCGCAGCTCTTGGCAAACGTTTTGCGATTGCCCGAAATTTTCTATGCTTCATTCTATCCATGGTCATCGCACTGATTATGGTGGGGGTCGTGTAA
- a CDS encoding HAD hydrolase-like protein: MIENIFFDLDGTLIDPKEGITRCIQFALEEFDVEKPHADQLTWCIGPPLRDSFSKILETTDKDKIKHAYTTYRKRFAVKGLYENRVYPDVHTSLNMIKKSGFRIFLATSKPEIYAKQILDHFDLSKYFNKAYGSNLNGSLTDKGELIAHILKTENLDPGKTVIVGDRVYDIAGGQKNGIMTAAVTYGYGSQEEITSSQPDIIFDAFSDLLPFLEITTPTRTECCQG, encoded by the coding sequence ATGATTGAAAATATTTTTTTTGATTTGGATGGAACCTTGATAGACCCTAAAGAAGGGATAACTCGTTGTATACAATTCGCTCTTGAAGAATTCGACGTGGAAAAACCTCATGCAGATCAGCTTACCTGGTGTATCGGCCCGCCACTCAGAGATTCTTTTTCCAAAATATTGGAAACCACCGATAAAGATAAGATTAAACATGCTTATACCACTTACCGAAAACGGTTTGCAGTTAAAGGGCTGTATGAAAATAGAGTCTATCCGGACGTTCATACCTCCCTTAATATGATTAAAAAATCGGGGTTCAGGATTTTTCTTGCCACTTCAAAACCTGAAATATATGCAAAACAGATACTGGATCATTTTGACCTCTCCAAATATTTCAACAAAGCTTATGGCAGTAATCTGAATGGTTCCCTGACTGATAAAGGTGAGTTGATAGCCCATATTCTCAAAACCGAAAATCTTGATCCAGGAAAAACCGTCATTGTCGGAGACAGGGTGTATGACATCGCTGGTGGTCAGAAAAACGGCATCATGACAGCAGCAGTCACATATGGCTATGGGAGCCAGGAAGAAATCACCTCATCGCAACCGGATATTATATTTGACGCATTTTCCGACCTGTTACCTTTTCTGGAAATAACCACACCCACAAGAACCGAGTGCTGCCAAGGGTGA
- a CDS encoding YbgC/FadM family acyl-CoA thioesterase, whose product METEIKIRGYHTDLYQHVNNARYLEFLEEARWQLLEDHMDLESFMKKGFLFFVVNINISYRSQARVNDLIRIRSGMANIGNKSAVVRQQVLNLTTGLVSVDADIIFVLSDSKGKALKLEGEVLETLNRIPVFEE is encoded by the coding sequence ATGGAGACTGAAATTAAGATCAGAGGATACCATACAGACTTGTATCAGCATGTAAATAATGCTAGGTATCTTGAATTCCTTGAAGAAGCCAGGTGGCAGCTTCTTGAAGACCACATGGACCTTGAGTCGTTTATGAAAAAGGGGTTTTTATTTTTTGTGGTCAACATCAATATCTCATATAGAAGCCAGGCCAGGGTTAACGATTTGATCCGCATCCGGTCGGGAATGGCAAACATCGGAAATAAAAGCGCCGTGGTCCGTCAGCAGGTTCTCAACCTGACAACCGGGCTGGTTAGTGTGGATGCCGATATCATTTTTGTTTTGTCTGACTCTAAAGGAAAAGCGCTCAAGCTTGAAGGTGAGGTGCTGGAGACACTGAACCGGATTCCGGTGTTTGAAGAATAG